In one window of Aerosakkonema funiforme FACHB-1375 DNA:
- a CDS encoding polyribonucleotide nucleotidyltransferase — protein MVEIDKSISFDGRDIRLKVGLLAQQADGSVLIQSGDTSVLVTATRSKARENIDFLPLLVDYEERMYAAGRIPGGFLRREGRPPEKVVLTSRLIDRPLRPLFPSWLRDDIQIVATTLSMDEQVPPDVLAVTGASVAVLLAKIPFNGPMAAVRVGLVGDDFIINPTYAEMEAGDLDLVVAGSPEGVIMVEAGANELPEADIIEAIDFGYEAVRDLIAAQQELIKELGIELTQEASPEVDPTLENFIRDRVREPIKNILSQFELDKSARDLALDEIKASVETAIAELPEEDPLRVITATESKALGNVFKDITKQLMRRQIVEDGVRVDGRKLDEVRPVSCRVGLLPRRVHGSGLFNRGQTQVLSAVTLGTPGDAQEMADDLHPEDAKRYLHHYNFPPYSVGETKPLRAPGRREIGHGALAERALVPVLPPKEQFPYVIRVVSEVLSSNGSTSMGSVCGSTLALMDAGVPITKPVSGAAMGLIKEGDEVRILTDIQGIEDFLGDMDFKVAGTDSGVTALQMDMKINGLSMDTIAKAINQARPARLHILEKMLAALEKPRTEMSPFAPRLLTVKIDPDLIGIVIGPGGKTIKGITEETGAKIDIEDDGTVTISAIDVDKAERARSIIFNMTRKLNEGDVYAGRVTRIIPIGAFVEFLPGKEGMIHISQLADYRVGKVEDEVAVGDEVIVKVREIDSKGRINLTRLGIHPDEAAAARANSGVNKK, from the coding sequence ATGGTAGAGATAGACAAATCAATATCCTTTGACGGAAGGGATATTAGACTAAAGGTTGGCCTCCTTGCACAACAGGCCGATGGTTCGGTATTAATTCAATCCGGGGATACCAGCGTATTAGTAACTGCTACCCGCTCAAAAGCAAGAGAAAATATAGATTTTCTCCCTTTATTGGTAGATTACGAAGAAAGAATGTATGCTGCGGGTAGAATTCCAGGCGGTTTCTTGCGACGGGAAGGTCGTCCGCCAGAAAAAGTAGTTCTCACAAGCCGTCTGATCGATCGCCCCCTACGTCCTCTATTTCCTAGTTGGCTGCGAGATGACATCCAAATTGTAGCCACAACATTATCTATGGATGAACAAGTACCGCCCGATGTGCTGGCTGTGACTGGCGCTTCCGTAGCGGTGCTGTTGGCAAAGATACCGTTTAACGGGCCAATGGCAGCGGTGCGCGTGGGATTGGTAGGAGATGACTTTATTATTAATCCCACCTACGCAGAGATGGAAGCTGGAGATTTGGACTTGGTGGTAGCAGGGTCTCCAGAAGGCGTAATCATGGTAGAAGCGGGGGCAAACGAATTGCCCGAAGCTGACATAATAGAAGCGATCGACTTCGGCTACGAAGCAGTCAGGGATCTGATTGCAGCCCAGCAAGAATTGATCAAAGAATTGGGCATCGAATTGACGCAAGAAGCATCACCGGAAGTAGACCCAACACTGGAAAACTTTATTCGCGATCGCGTCAGGGAACCGATCAAAAACATCCTATCTCAATTCGAGTTGGACAAATCAGCTCGCGACCTGGCACTTGATGAAATCAAAGCAAGTGTAGAAACTGCGATCGCAGAACTCCCAGAAGAAGACCCGCTGCGCGTCATCACAGCCACGGAAAGCAAAGCCCTGGGCAACGTCTTCAAAGATATCACCAAACAATTGATGCGCCGTCAGATCGTCGAAGATGGTGTCCGCGTTGACGGTCGCAAACTCGACGAAGTACGACCCGTCTCCTGTCGCGTCGGATTGCTACCTCGACGAGTCCACGGCAGCGGCTTATTTAACAGAGGACAAACCCAAGTTTTATCCGCCGTCACCTTGGGAACTCCCGGCGATGCCCAAGAAATGGCAGATGACTTGCACCCAGAAGATGCCAAGCGTTACCTGCACCACTACAACTTCCCCCCCTACTCAGTGGGAGAAACCAAGCCGTTACGTGCCCCCGGACGCCGCGAAATCGGTCACGGTGCTTTGGCAGAACGGGCACTGGTGCCGGTATTGCCGCCGAAAGAGCAATTCCCCTACGTCATCCGTGTAGTGTCGGAAGTCTTATCCTCCAACGGTTCCACCTCAATGGGTTCCGTTTGCGGTTCCACCCTAGCTTTAATGGATGCTGGCGTTCCCATCACCAAACCGGTCAGTGGTGCCGCAATGGGCTTAATTAAAGAAGGCGATGAAGTCCGCATTCTCACGGATATTCAAGGTATCGAAGATTTCTTGGGCGACATGGACTTCAAAGTAGCGGGCACCGATAGCGGCGTCACCGCTTTGCAGATGGATATGAAAATCAACGGTCTATCTATGGATACGATCGCCAAAGCCATCAATCAAGCTCGTCCGGCGCGGCTGCATATCTTGGAAAAAATGCTGGCGGCGCTGGAAAAACCGCGCACCGAAATGTCGCCTTTTGCCCCACGTCTGCTCACCGTTAAGATCGATCCAGATTTGATCGGTATCGTGATCGGGCCTGGTGGTAAGACAATCAAAGGTATTACCGAAGAAACCGGAGCCAAAATTGACATCGAAGATGATGGTACGGTGACTATTTCTGCCATAGATGTAGATAAGGCGGAACGAGCCCGCAGCATTATCTTTAACATGACGCGCAAGCTGAACGAAGGTGATGTCTACGCCGGTCGCGTTACTCGCATTATCCCGATCGGAGCCTTTGTCGAGTTTCTCCCCGGCAAGGAAGGAATGATTCACATTTCCCAACTGGCAGATTACCGCGTCGGTAAAGTGGAAGATGAAGTGGCAGTAGGCGATGAAGTGATTGTCAAAGTGCGCGAAATTGACAGCAAGGGACGCATCAATCTCACACGCTTGGGAATTCATCCGGATGAAGCAGCCGCAGCTCGTGCTAACAGTGGTGTGAATAAGAAGTAA
- a CDS encoding toxin-antitoxin system TumE family protein produces the protein MELQDYITAVKTKLARSLVIDSVVIVDERTLLNRGYFRARLTLINGDFLEIAESFTILEGRCLTLGYRYQWMDATKRLLRKRWDNVEHFPELPNFPHHVHIGEESNVYPSQSRNILELIDLMEAEIS, from the coding sequence ATGGAACTTCAAGATTACATTACCGCCGTTAAAACAAAGCTGGCTCGAAGTTTAGTAATTGATAGCGTTGTTATTGTTGATGAGCGGACTTTACTAAACCGAGGATACTTCCGGGCGCGGTTGACACTTATTAATGGTGATTTTCTGGAAATAGCTGAGTCTTTTACTATCTTAGAGGGTCGTTGCTTAACTTTGGGTTATCGCTATCAATGGATGGATGCGACAAAACGACTCTTAAGAAAACGTTGGGATAACGTAGAGCATTTTCCTGAATTACCCAATTTTCCACACCACGTTCACATTGGAGAAGAATCTAACGTTTATCCGAGTCAATCTCGGAATATTTTAGAGTTAATTGACTTAATGGAAGCAGAAATTAGTTAA
- a CDS encoding RpnC/YadD family protein, protein MTRNFHDQFAKQYLSELLAPLGEVIVSREVLAEVRQIDVWFSPVTAPTANLEFLGLVAEMASTACLIEPFRNPPTWSEVRRCLIKLFAMQSDYQRQARREERTVTEDELPRLWILSPSCSENVLDAFGAKLDTQGNWPNGVYLLPSGLRAALVAINQLPVTEDTLWLRLLGRKTVQQQAVNEVNALPEDHPFKRNILEVVANWRIGLETSQNLDEDEEELLMNLSSAYVRWREDTLREGRIEGRLEGRQEGRQEGRQEGLQEGRQEERREMVENLLRVRFGALDDRLSRTITPMLQLPPSELTQLLLTLSREEILARFGGESSA, encoded by the coding sequence ATGACTAGAAACTTTCACGACCAATTTGCCAAGCAGTATCTCAGCGAACTATTAGCACCTCTGGGTGAAGTAATAGTCAGCCGAGAAGTATTGGCTGAAGTGCGTCAAATAGATGTTTGGTTTTCACCAGTAACAGCACCTACAGCCAACCTAGAATTTTTAGGGTTGGTTGCTGAAATGGCTTCAACTGCCTGTTTAATCGAACCTTTTCGCAATCCACCAACCTGGTCGGAAGTGCGTAGATGCCTGATTAAATTGTTTGCCATGCAAAGCGATTATCAGCGTCAAGCAAGGCGAGAAGAAAGAACGGTGACAGAAGATGAATTACCGCGTTTGTGGATATTATCGCCTTCCTGTTCTGAGAATGTCTTAGACGCATTTGGCGCAAAACTTGACACCCAAGGAAACTGGCCGAATGGCGTTTATTTGCTACCATCGGGATTAAGAGCGGCACTGGTAGCAATTAACCAACTACCGGTGACAGAAGACACGCTTTGGTTGAGGCTTTTGGGTCGCAAAACCGTTCAGCAGCAAGCCGTAAATGAGGTGAATGCACTGCCGGAAGACCACCCTTTTAAAAGAAACATTTTAGAGGTTGTGGCTAACTGGCGCATCGGTTTGGAAACCAGCCAAAATCTCGATGAAGACGAGGAGGAATTGCTTATGAACTTATCATCAGCTTATGTACGTTGGCGCGAAGATACTTTACGAGAAGGTCGGATCGAAGGCAGATTGGAAGGTCGCCAAGAAGGTAGACAAGAAGGTAGACAAGAAGGTCTCCAAGAAGGTCGCCAAGAAGAACGGCGGGAGATGGTAGAAAATCTTCTGAGAGTTCGATTTGGCGCTTTGGACGATCGATTGAGCAGAACTATAACACCTATGTTACAGCTACCGCCAAGTGAGTTAACTCAATTGCTGCTGACTCTTTCTCGCGAGGAAATATTGGCTAGGTTTGGAGGAGAGTCCTCTGCTTAA
- a CDS encoding PCP reductase family protein — protein sequence MRDSDFTGALKWTPEAQVKLKNIPFFVRTQARLRIEQLARQAELDVVTAEIVEQARLEFGQ from the coding sequence ATGCGCGATTCTGATTTTACGGGTGCTTTGAAATGGACGCCTGAAGCTCAGGTGAAACTGAAAAATATTCCTTTTTTTGTTCGCACGCAAGCTCGACTGCGAATTGAGCAATTGGCGCGTCAAGCTGAGCTAGATGTGGTGACGGCGGAAATAGTCGAACAGGCGCGGTTAGAATTTGGGCAGTAG
- a CDS encoding pentapeptide repeat-containing protein encodes MAEQQIELASLLARLEQLEQEQTVVKKYVKGIKRELDKLTEQFNDRPELVRLESSEKEIADLQKRCDRLSNFISGDDDSKISDAVTNSATTRNTGDNLDDGDRTILNIERLDEQISQESIAPTVVAESHQSILQETAASDNDAETYQNEEIDAGKQEEKFSVFSDEEFQIERMLLLLMRDDTDEEESHEPGISAEEFLRRCKEGEKDFTGINLAGSDFSRQSISKEFNLSKANLSRAKLNKVNLSAVNLSGANLRGAELCEAELNSINLNDANLNNTDLRKAKMYEAKLGKANLRNANLNLVNLQRANLSEANLILANLSGADLSLQANLNDANLSQANLSGANLRKAQLMNADLSNANLSNANLLEANLEGANLRGVNLEEAIYSTETIFPKDFDPVKAGAYSIAPNTSLQNANLAGADLSSLNSTNLIGANLQGANLNSTNLANADLIQANLSGANLSKANLRGVRLLQANLSNVNLSEASLNYANLTAADINGANLFQTDWTGTNLSGVDLTNTNFKNVKNLYSANLSGTNLTGVNLLGLNINGIKLSGANLSGANLCGTQLNGANLSGANLTSADLRGANLENANLEKANLKGANINGAILKNAKLAGAIMPDGTTHE; translated from the coding sequence ATGGCTGAACAACAAATCGAGCTAGCGTCCCTGTTAGCGAGACTGGAACAACTCGAACAAGAACAAACAGTTGTAAAAAAATATGTTAAAGGTATTAAACGGGAATTAGATAAACTGACAGAACAATTCAACGATCGACCTGAATTAGTGCGTTTGGAAAGTTCCGAGAAAGAAATTGCAGACCTTCAAAAAAGATGCGATCGACTATCTAATTTCATTTCTGGCGATGATGACTCCAAGATTTCCGATGCAGTAACAAACAGTGCGACGACAAGAAATACAGGGGATAATCTTGATGATGGCGATCGCACGATCCTAAATATAGAACGGCTTGATGAGCAAATCAGCCAAGAGTCGATCGCACCAACAGTAGTTGCAGAATCTCATCAATCAATTTTACAGGAAACTGCTGCATCTGACAATGATGCTGAAACATACCAAAATGAGGAAATTGATGCAGGTAAACAAGAGGAAAAATTCAGCGTTTTCAGTGATGAAGAATTCCAGATTGAGAGAATGTTGCTGCTACTGATGAGAGATGATACTGATGAAGAGGAGAGTCACGAACCAGGTATTAGTGCTGAGGAATTTCTGAGGCGGTGTAAAGAGGGAGAAAAAGATTTTACTGGAATTAACCTAGCCGGCTCTGATTTTAGTAGGCAAAGTATCAGCAAGGAATTCAACTTAAGCAAAGCCAATTTGAGCAGAGCAAAGCTAAATAAGGTAAACCTATCTGCTGTAAACCTAAGTGGAGCAAATCTCAGGGGGGCTGAACTTTGCGAAGCAGAGTTAAATAGCATAAATTTGAACGATGCAAATTTAAATAATACAGATCTTCGTAAAGCAAAAATGTATGAAGCTAAGTTGGGTAAGGCAAACCTGAGAAATGCAAACCTAAACTTAGTGAATTTACAAAGAGCAAACCTCAGTGAAGCCAATTTGATTCTGGCAAATCTTAGCGGTGCGGATTTGTCTTTGCAAGCAAACCTTAATGATGCAAATCTAAGTCAAGCTAACTTGAGCGGTGCGAACTTGAGGAAAGCACAATTGATGAATGCAGACCTAAGTAATGCTAATCTTAGTAATGCTAATTTGTTAGAAGCAAATCTAGAAGGAGCAAACCTTCGGGGAGTTAACCTTGAAGAAGCTATTTATAGCACGGAGACTATCTTTCCCAAAGATTTTGACCCTGTTAAAGCGGGTGCTTATTCAATCGCTCCTAACACTTCGCTGCAAAATGCTAATCTGGCTGGTGCTGACTTGAGTTCTCTAAATTCAACAAACTTAATTGGAGCAAATTTACAAGGAGCAAATCTAAACTCAACTAATCTCGCAAATGCAGACTTAATACAAGCCAACTTAAGTGGGGCAAATTTAAGTAAAGCAAATTTGAGGGGAGTAAGACTCCTTCAGGCGAATTTGTCGAACGTCAATTTAAGCGAAGCAAGTCTAAATTATGCTAACCTAACTGCGGCAGATATTAATGGAGCAAACCTGTTTCAGACAGACTGGACGGGAACGAACCTATCTGGGGTAGATCTAACTAATACGAATTTTAAAAATGTAAAAAACCTTTACAGCGCAAACCTAAGTGGTACTAATCTGACAGGAGTCAATCTTCTGGGGCTAAACATAAATGGTATCAAGCTGAGTGGGGCAAACTTGAGCGGCGCAAATCTTTGCGGAACACAATTGAATGGAGCAAACTTAAGTGGAGCAAACCTGACTTCAGCAGATTTACGTGGGGCAAACTTGGAGAACGCAAATCTAGAAAAAGCTAATCTTAAGGGAGCAAACATTAATGGGGCAATCTTGAAAAATGCTAAATTGGCTGGTGCAATTATGCCTGATGGAACGACTCACGAGTAA
- a CDS encoding DEAD/DEAH box helicase gives MAVLHGNWLPQTQGGYLFIWGETWRRIAAEASSQLSGVSLHPLAMTPDELTAYLKSLPHLGGVLPVDALVKEETSPKKGRGAKRQSQETIAENRNHLSSSWRKHSQLLALPTHIPEDNQGAIYPVHSATEVSETTNEGTALLYPWQVEGFCLNEREAIAFLTALPLGSVNESDSFLGRDLRFWSHIARWSIDLLARCKFLPGINRNDNSAVASWQPVLDSAADRARLQKFAQEMPAACRTYQNSRESGESIAVNLPAEPRELLLAFLSSTIDSQLRTAIETNSPPDTEPLLKEWLQALGSESATLTAEAQATERLQATLNAWTAPLQPFLAGQSLFNTCFKVLPPASASKDWTLEYCLQAVDDPEFLVDATTIWSNPVERLTFQGRTIELPQETLLSGLGLASRLLPIIEPSLETPSPHSCRLNPLQAYEFIKNGAWRFQDSGLGVVLPPSLTNREGWASRLGLSISAQSPDIKKSDRLSLQSLLNFKWELSIGGQRLSKKEFDKLVALNTPLVEINGEWVELRPQDIKAAQTFFASRKEQMSLSLEDALRLSSGDSQTIEKLPVVSFEASGALQELISTLTGSKKVEAIDPPSSFKGELRPYQALGAGWLAFLERWGLGACLADDMGLGKTVELIAFLLYLQAKDALEKPTLIVCPTSVLGNWEREVKKFGPTLKVLVHHGDKRAKGKAFAKAVQDRDLVVTSYALAFRDAKDLQSVAWQGVILDEAQNIKNSEAKQSQAVRQLNASFRIALTGTPVENRLQELWSILDFLNPGYLGQRNFFQRRFAIPIEKYGDTNSLKTLRSLVQPFILRRLKTDREIIQDLPEKQEMTVFCGLTAEQAELYQKLVQESLAEIEESSGIQRRGMILALLVKLKQICNHPAQFLKQNSLGNQNRSAKLQRLEEMLEELISEGDRALIFTQFAEWGKLLKPHLEKQLGREVLFLYGSTTKNQREEMIDRFQLDPQAPRVMILSLKAGGVGLNLTRANHVFHFDRWWNPAVENQATDRAFRIGQKQNVQVHKFVCTGTLEEKIHDLIESKKALAEQVVGAGEQWLTELDTDQLRNLLLLDRTAVIDEEA, from the coding sequence ATGGCAGTTTTACACGGTAACTGGTTACCTCAAACTCAGGGTGGTTATCTATTTATTTGGGGAGAAACTTGGCGCAGAATCGCGGCTGAGGCTTCTTCTCAACTTAGCGGAGTATCGCTTCATCCATTGGCGATGACTCCAGACGAGCTGACCGCCTACTTGAAATCTTTACCGCATCTGGGCGGTGTCTTGCCGGTTGATGCTCTTGTTAAAGAAGAAACTTCCCCTAAAAAAGGTAGAGGCGCTAAAAGGCAGAGCCAAGAAACGATCGCAGAAAACAGAAATCATCTTTCATCTTCGTGGCGCAAGCACTCGCAACTTTTGGCATTACCCACTCATATTCCCGAAGATAATCAAGGCGCAATTTACCCCGTACATTCTGCCACCGAAGTCTCAGAAACTACAAATGAGGGAACAGCCCTTTTGTATCCTTGGCAAGTCGAAGGGTTTTGCTTGAACGAACGAGAAGCGATCGCATTTTTAACTGCTCTCCCTCTCGGTTCCGTCAACGAATCAGACTCTTTTTTGGGCAGAGATTTGCGGTTTTGGTCGCATATCGCCCGTTGGAGTATCGATTTACTGGCAAGGTGTAAATTTTTACCAGGAATAAACAGAAATGATAACTCTGCCGTTGCTAGCTGGCAACCCGTTCTCGATAGTGCTGCCGATCGCGCTCGTTTGCAAAAGTTTGCTCAGGAAATGCCAGCCGCTTGTCGCACATATCAAAATAGCAGAGAAAGTGGAGAATCGATCGCTGTTAACCTACCCGCAGAACCGAGAGAACTGCTGCTAGCATTTTTGAGCAGCACCATTGACTCGCAACTGCGAACTGCGATCGAGACGAATTCACCACCGGATACAGAACCGCTGCTGAAAGAGTGGCTGCAAGCATTGGGAAGCGAATCTGCCACCCTGACAGCAGAAGCTCAAGCAACAGAACGCCTGCAAGCAACTCTCAACGCTTGGACTGCGCCGCTGCAACCATTCTTGGCCGGTCAGAGTTTATTTAACACCTGCTTTAAGGTTCTTCCACCAGCATCAGCGTCGAAAGATTGGACGTTGGAATATTGTTTGCAAGCAGTTGACGACCCAGAATTTTTAGTAGATGCGACAACGATTTGGAGTAACCCAGTCGAACGTCTGACTTTCCAAGGAAGGACAATAGAATTACCTCAAGAAACTTTACTCAGCGGTTTGGGATTAGCTTCTCGGTTATTGCCAATTATCGAACCAAGTTTGGAAACTCCTTCTCCCCATTCTTGTCGCCTCAACCCATTACAAGCTTACGAATTTATCAAAAATGGTGCTTGGCGTTTTCAAGATAGCGGATTGGGAGTAGTTTTACCGCCCAGTTTAACAAATCGGGAAGGTTGGGCAAGTCGTTTGGGATTGAGCATCAGCGCACAAAGTCCCGACATTAAAAAGAGCGATCGTTTGAGTTTGCAAAGTCTGCTGAATTTCAAATGGGAATTATCTATTGGCGGACAAAGACTGAGCAAAAAAGAATTTGACAAGTTAGTAGCCCTCAATACTCCCTTGGTGGAAATCAACGGGGAATGGGTAGAATTGCGACCTCAAGATATTAAGGCAGCGCAAACATTTTTTGCATCTAGAAAAGAGCAAATGTCTCTATCGCTGGAAGATGCTTTGCGCCTCAGCAGTGGCGATTCTCAGACAATTGAAAAACTGCCAGTCGTCAGTTTTGAGGCATCGGGGGCGCTACAGGAATTGATATCAACTTTAACCGGAAGTAAAAAAGTTGAGGCGATCGATCCTCCCTCTAGCTTTAAAGGAGAATTGCGTCCTTATCAAGCATTAGGTGCTGGTTGGTTAGCATTCTTGGAACGCTGGGGTTTGGGTGCGTGTCTGGCGGATGATATGGGCCTTGGAAAAACCGTAGAGCTTATAGCATTTTTATTATATTTACAAGCAAAAGATGCACTGGAAAAACCAACGCTGATAGTCTGTCCGACTTCTGTTTTAGGTAACTGGGAACGGGAAGTCAAGAAATTTGGCCCGACGTTAAAAGTTTTGGTACATCACGGCGATAAACGCGCAAAAGGAAAAGCGTTTGCTAAAGCTGTTCAGGATAGAGATTTGGTAGTCACCAGTTATGCGCTAGCTTTTCGAGATGCTAAAGATTTGCAAAGCGTTGCTTGGCAAGGTGTGATTTTAGATGAAGCTCAAAATATCAAAAATTCGGAGGCGAAACAATCGCAAGCAGTCCGCCAGTTGAACGCTTCATTTAGGATCGCGCTGACAGGAACGCCAGTAGAAAATAGGCTGCAAGAACTGTGGTCAATCTTGGATTTTCTCAATCCTGGCTATTTGGGACAGCGCAATTTCTTCCAGCGACGATTTGCGATTCCGATTGAAAAGTATGGGGATACAAATTCGCTGAAGACATTGCGATCGCTCGTCCAACCTTTCATCCTCCGTCGCCTCAAAACTGACCGCGAAATCATTCAAGATTTGCCAGAAAAACAGGAAATGACTGTATTTTGCGGTCTGACTGCCGAACAAGCTGAATTATATCAAAAACTGGTACAAGAATCTTTGGCTGAAATTGAAGAATCATCAGGTATTCAGCGACGAGGAATGATTTTGGCTTTGCTGGTGAAGTTGAAACAAATTTGCAATCACCCAGCCCAATTTTTGAAACAAAATAGTCTAGGAAATCAAAATCGTTCTGCCAAACTTCAGCGTTTGGAAGAAATGTTGGAGGAGTTGATTTCGGAGGGCGATCGCGCTTTAATTTTCACCCAATTTGCGGAATGGGGTAAACTGCTCAAACCGCATTTGGAGAAACAACTTGGGCGAGAAGTGCTGTTTCTATATGGTAGCACTACTAAAAACCAACGTGAGGAAATGATCGACAGATTTCAACTCGATCCCCAAGCGCCGAGAGTGATGATTCTGTCGCTAAAAGCTGGTGGTGTCGGTCTGAATTTGACGCGAGCAAATCATGTTTTTCACTTTGACAGATGGTGGAATCCAGCCGTAGAAAATCAGGCAACAGATAGAGCATTTCGTATCGGTCAAAAGCAAAATGTACAAGTGCATAAATTTGTTTGCACTGGCACTTTGGAAGAAAAAATCCACGATTTGATTGAAAGTAAAAAAGCACTTGCAGAACAAGTGGTAGGTGCTGGCGAACAGTGGTTGACGGAACTGGATACCGACCAACTTCGCAACTTATTATTGCTCGATCGCACTGCTGTAATCGACGAGGAGGCATAA
- a CDS encoding SWIM zinc finger family protein, which produces MADNYTQISREWWVEQWLGLLDSYRFKKRLERARVYAREGNVRSIEFQGQKVFARVQGTEVEPYQVSIWLDAFSDEEWQYAIETMSEKAIYSAKLLAGEMPANIEKVFTANGLSLFPFKLDDVRSKCSCPDKANPCKHIGAVYYLLADRFGEDPFVLFQLRGRTKEQILETLRQMRSRGTEKQKSGGETQIPKLQYPLKVEHFWQYDEPLESSLVVIVPPPSSETVLDVLGTIPLANDATENADAKTTASETVMKYLNTVYQAVSQQAIVSAMKVGE; this is translated from the coding sequence ATGGCAGATAACTACACTCAAATCAGCCGAGAATGGTGGGTAGAGCAGTGGTTGGGATTGCTAGATTCCTATCGTTTCAAAAAGCGATTGGAACGTGCGCGTGTTTATGCGCGAGAAGGAAATGTCCGCAGCATAGAATTTCAAGGACAAAAAGTATTTGCCAGAGTTCAGGGAACAGAAGTAGAACCTTATCAAGTTTCGATATGGCTGGACGCTTTCTCTGACGAAGAGTGGCAATATGCGATCGAAACAATGTCAGAAAAAGCGATATATTCTGCTAAACTATTAGCCGGAGAAATGCCAGCAAACATCGAAAAAGTCTTTACCGCAAATGGCTTGAGTTTGTTTCCATTTAAGTTGGATGATGTACGCAGTAAATGCAGTTGTCCCGACAAAGCGAACCCGTGCAAACATATTGGCGCGGTGTATTATTTGTTAGCCGATCGCTTCGGTGAAGACCCCTTCGTATTATTTCAGCTACGAGGACGCACGAAAGAACAAATTCTCGAAACACTCCGGCAAATGCGAAGTAGGGGTACAGAGAAGCAAAAGAGCGGGGGAGAAACCCAAATCCCCAAACTTCAATATCCTCTAAAAGTCGAGCATTTTTGGCAATACGACGAACCGTTAGAATCTTCCCTAGTCGTGATTGTACCGCCGCCAAGTAGCGAAACAGTTTTAGATGTATTGGGAACCATACCTTTGGCAAACGATGCAACGGAAAACGCCGACGCAAAAACGACTGCATCTGAAACTGTGATGAAGTATTTAAATACAGTTTATCAGGCGGTGAGTCAGCAGGCGATCGTCTCCGCGATGAAGGTAGGAGAATGA